One region of Carassius carassius chromosome 41, fCarCar2.1, whole genome shotgun sequence genomic DNA includes:
- the arfip2a gene encoding arfaptin-2a isoform X5, with amino-acid sequence MTDSILSKAATMEIPINSNGDSRTAEDDSLEQGAQIGGSLDEIVGTLPVNMDLQQVMVSGPNLNETSIVSGGYGGAAEGIIPTSSIKAPNMHHSNSNPTMMSEEAAKGVAVEKFDSVKKWSINTYKCTKQMFSERFGRGTKTVDMELEAQIDVLRETKMKYEHILRLARELTNHFYNMVQTQQALGDTFADLSQKSPELQDEFGYNAETQRLLCKNGETLLGAINFFVSSINTLVNKTMEDTLMTIKMYENARLEFDAYRADLEELSVGLRDAAAMVRIEMAQQQYQIHKDKYERLHSDVSIKLKFLEENKVKVMHKQLLLFHNAVSAYFAGNQQQLEQALRQFNVKLKPPGSDKPSWLEEQ; translated from the exons ATGACAGATAGTATTTTGAGCAAAGCTGCCACTATGGAAATCCCCATCAACAGCAATGGGGACAGCAGGACGGCAGAGGATGACAGTCTTGAGCAG GGAGCACAGATTGGTGGGAGCTTAGATGAAATTGTAGGCACACTGCCAGTGAACATG GACTTGCAGCAGGTGATGGTGTCTGGTCCAAACCTGAATGAAACCAGTATTGTGTCTGGAGGCTACGGAGGGGCAGCAGAGGGCATCATACCCACCAGTTCCATCAAAG CTCCCAACATGCACCACAGCAATAGCAACCCAACCATGATGTCAGAGGAGGCCGCAAAAGGAGTAGCTGTAGAGAAATTTGACAGCGTGAAAAAGTGGAGCATTAACACATACAAG TGCACAAAACAGATGTTTTCGGAGCGCTTCGGTCGTGGAACGAAGACTGTGGACATGGAGCTTGAGGCTCAGATTGATGTGCTAAGAGAGACTAAGATGAAGTACGAGCATATTCTGAGACTTGCACGTGAGCTCACCAACCACTTCTACAACATGGTGCAGACGCAGCAGGCTCTCGGAGACACCTTTGCTGATCTTAGCCAGAAATCACCAGAATTGCAG GATGAGTTCGGCTATAATGCAGAGACGCAAAGACTGCTATGCAAAAACGGAGAGACGCTCCTGGGTGCCATCAATTTCTTTGTGTCCAGCATAAATACACTAGTCAACAAAACCATGGAGGACACACTCATGACCATCAAGATGTATGAGAATGCAAG GCTGGAGTTTGATGCCTACAGGGCCGACCTGGAGGAGTTGAGCGTGGGTCTGCGGGATGCTGCAGCCATGGTGCGCATTGAGATGGCTCAGCAGCAGTACCAGATCCATAAAGACAAGTATGAGCGACTGCACAGTGATGTCAGCATCAAACTCAAGTTCTTGGAGGAAAATAAG GTAAAGGTGATGCACAAACAGCTCCTACTGTTTCATAATGCTGTCTCTGCATATTTTGCTGGAAACCAGCAGCAGCTGGAACAGGCTCTCAGACAGTTCAATGTGAAATTGAAGCCACCAGGTTCTGACAAGCCATCGTGGCTTGAGGAACAGTGA
- the arfip2a gene encoding arfaptin-2a isoform X6 — protein MTDSILSKAATMEIPINSNGDSRTAEDDSLEQDLQQVMVSGPNLNETSIVSGGYGGAAEGIIPTSSIKAPNMHHSNSNPTMMSEEAAKGVAVEKFDSVKKWSINTYKCTKQMFSERFGRGTKTVDMELEAQIDVLRETKMKYEHILRLARELTNHFYNMVQTQQALGDTFADLSQKSPELQDEFGYNAETQRLLCKNGETLLGAINFFVSSINTLVNKTMEDTLMTIKMYENARLEFDAYRADLEELSVGLRDAAAMVRIEMAQQQYQIHKDKYERLHSDVSIKLKFLEENKVKVMHKQLLLFHNAVSAYFAGNQQQLEQALRQFNVKLKPPGSDKPSWLEEQ, from the exons ATGACAGATAGTATTTTGAGCAAAGCTGCCACTATGGAAATCCCCATCAACAGCAATGGGGACAGCAGGACGGCAGAGGATGACAGTCTTGAGCAG GACTTGCAGCAGGTGATGGTGTCTGGTCCAAACCTGAATGAAACCAGTATTGTGTCTGGAGGCTACGGAGGGGCAGCAGAGGGCATCATACCCACCAGTTCCATCAAAG CTCCCAACATGCACCACAGCAATAGCAACCCAACCATGATGTCAGAGGAGGCCGCAAAAGGAGTAGCTGTAGAGAAATTTGACAGCGTGAAAAAGTGGAGCATTAACACATACAAG TGCACAAAACAGATGTTTTCGGAGCGCTTCGGTCGTGGAACGAAGACTGTGGACATGGAGCTTGAGGCTCAGATTGATGTGCTAAGAGAGACTAAGATGAAGTACGAGCATATTCTGAGACTTGCACGTGAGCTCACCAACCACTTCTACAACATGGTGCAGACGCAGCAGGCTCTCGGAGACACCTTTGCTGATCTTAGCCAGAAATCACCAGAATTGCAG GATGAGTTCGGCTATAATGCAGAGACGCAAAGACTGCTATGCAAAAACGGAGAGACGCTCCTGGGTGCCATCAATTTCTTTGTGTCCAGCATAAATACACTAGTCAACAAAACCATGGAGGACACACTCATGACCATCAAGATGTATGAGAATGCAAG GCTGGAGTTTGATGCCTACAGGGCCGACCTGGAGGAGTTGAGCGTGGGTCTGCGGGATGCTGCAGCCATGGTGCGCATTGAGATGGCTCAGCAGCAGTACCAGATCCATAAAGACAAGTATGAGCGACTGCACAGTGATGTCAGCATCAAACTCAAGTTCTTGGAGGAAAATAAG GTAAAGGTGATGCACAAACAGCTCCTACTGTTTCATAATGCTGTCTCTGCATATTTTGCTGGAAACCAGCAGCAGCTGGAACAGGCTCTCAGACAGTTCAATGTGAAATTGAAGCCACCAGGTTCTGACAAGCCATCGTGGCTTGAGGAACAGTGA
- the arfip2a gene encoding arfaptin-2a isoform X2, which yields MTDSILSKAATMEIPINSNGDSRTAEDDSLEQDLQQVMVSGPNLNETSIVSGGYGGAAEGIIPTSSIKGPAIHVNPEYFDRRCGNVHKPDIRFKSRGITPSHSATSRIENQPGHYPAPNMHHSNSNPTMMSEEAAKGVAVEKFDSVKKWSINTYKCTKQMFSERFGRGTKTVDMELEAQIDVLRETKMKYEHILRLARELTNHFYNMVQTQQALGDTFADLSQKSPELQDEFGYNAETQRLLCKNGETLLGAINFFVSSINTLVNKTMEDTLMTIKMYENARLEFDAYRADLEELSVGLRDAAAMVRIEMAQQQYQIHKDKYERLHSDVSIKLKFLEENKVKVMHKQLLLFHNAVSAYFAGNQQQLEQALRQFNVKLKPPGSDKPSWLEEQ from the exons ATGACAGATAGTATTTTGAGCAAAGCTGCCACTATGGAAATCCCCATCAACAGCAATGGGGACAGCAGGACGGCAGAGGATGACAGTCTTGAGCAG GACTTGCAGCAGGTGATGGTGTCTGGTCCAAACCTGAATGAAACCAGTATTGTGTCTGGAGGCTACGGAGGGGCAGCAGAGGGCATCATACCCACCAGTTCCATCAAAG GACCAGCTATACATGTAAACCCGGAGTATTTTGACAGAAGATGTGGCAACGTGCACAAACCAG ACATCCGCTTCAAATCCAGGGGCATCACTCCCAGTCATTCAGCCACCAGTCGTATAGAAAACCAGCCAGGACATTACCCAG CTCCCAACATGCACCACAGCAATAGCAACCCAACCATGATGTCAGAGGAGGCCGCAAAAGGAGTAGCTGTAGAGAAATTTGACAGCGTGAAAAAGTGGAGCATTAACACATACAAG TGCACAAAACAGATGTTTTCGGAGCGCTTCGGTCGTGGAACGAAGACTGTGGACATGGAGCTTGAGGCTCAGATTGATGTGCTAAGAGAGACTAAGATGAAGTACGAGCATATTCTGAGACTTGCACGTGAGCTCACCAACCACTTCTACAACATGGTGCAGACGCAGCAGGCTCTCGGAGACACCTTTGCTGATCTTAGCCAGAAATCACCAGAATTGCAG GATGAGTTCGGCTATAATGCAGAGACGCAAAGACTGCTATGCAAAAACGGAGAGACGCTCCTGGGTGCCATCAATTTCTTTGTGTCCAGCATAAATACACTAGTCAACAAAACCATGGAGGACACACTCATGACCATCAAGATGTATGAGAATGCAAG GCTGGAGTTTGATGCCTACAGGGCCGACCTGGAGGAGTTGAGCGTGGGTCTGCGGGATGCTGCAGCCATGGTGCGCATTGAGATGGCTCAGCAGCAGTACCAGATCCATAAAGACAAGTATGAGCGACTGCACAGTGATGTCAGCATCAAACTCAAGTTCTTGGAGGAAAATAAG GTAAAGGTGATGCACAAACAGCTCCTACTGTTTCATAATGCTGTCTCTGCATATTTTGCTGGAAACCAGCAGCAGCTGGAACAGGCTCTCAGACAGTTCAATGTGAAATTGAAGCCACCAGGTTCTGACAAGCCATCGTGGCTTGAGGAACAGTGA
- the arfip2a gene encoding arfaptin-2a isoform X3, giving the protein MTDSILSKAATMEIPINSNGDSRTAEDDSLEQGAQIGGSLDEIVGTLPVNMDLQQVMVSGPNLNETSIVSGGYGGAAEGIIPTSSIKDIRFKSRGITPSHSATSRIENQPGHYPAPNMHHSNSNPTMMSEEAAKGVAVEKFDSVKKWSINTYKCTKQMFSERFGRGTKTVDMELEAQIDVLRETKMKYEHILRLARELTNHFYNMVQTQQALGDTFADLSQKSPELQDEFGYNAETQRLLCKNGETLLGAINFFVSSINTLVNKTMEDTLMTIKMYENARLEFDAYRADLEELSVGLRDAAAMVRIEMAQQQYQIHKDKYERLHSDVSIKLKFLEENKVKVMHKQLLLFHNAVSAYFAGNQQQLEQALRQFNVKLKPPGSDKPSWLEEQ; this is encoded by the exons ATGACAGATAGTATTTTGAGCAAAGCTGCCACTATGGAAATCCCCATCAACAGCAATGGGGACAGCAGGACGGCAGAGGATGACAGTCTTGAGCAG GGAGCACAGATTGGTGGGAGCTTAGATGAAATTGTAGGCACACTGCCAGTGAACATG GACTTGCAGCAGGTGATGGTGTCTGGTCCAAACCTGAATGAAACCAGTATTGTGTCTGGAGGCTACGGAGGGGCAGCAGAGGGCATCATACCCACCAGTTCCATCAAAG ACATCCGCTTCAAATCCAGGGGCATCACTCCCAGTCATTCAGCCACCAGTCGTATAGAAAACCAGCCAGGACATTACCCAG CTCCCAACATGCACCACAGCAATAGCAACCCAACCATGATGTCAGAGGAGGCCGCAAAAGGAGTAGCTGTAGAGAAATTTGACAGCGTGAAAAAGTGGAGCATTAACACATACAAG TGCACAAAACAGATGTTTTCGGAGCGCTTCGGTCGTGGAACGAAGACTGTGGACATGGAGCTTGAGGCTCAGATTGATGTGCTAAGAGAGACTAAGATGAAGTACGAGCATATTCTGAGACTTGCACGTGAGCTCACCAACCACTTCTACAACATGGTGCAGACGCAGCAGGCTCTCGGAGACACCTTTGCTGATCTTAGCCAGAAATCACCAGAATTGCAG GATGAGTTCGGCTATAATGCAGAGACGCAAAGACTGCTATGCAAAAACGGAGAGACGCTCCTGGGTGCCATCAATTTCTTTGTGTCCAGCATAAATACACTAGTCAACAAAACCATGGAGGACACACTCATGACCATCAAGATGTATGAGAATGCAAG GCTGGAGTTTGATGCCTACAGGGCCGACCTGGAGGAGTTGAGCGTGGGTCTGCGGGATGCTGCAGCCATGGTGCGCATTGAGATGGCTCAGCAGCAGTACCAGATCCATAAAGACAAGTATGAGCGACTGCACAGTGATGTCAGCATCAAACTCAAGTTCTTGGAGGAAAATAAG GTAAAGGTGATGCACAAACAGCTCCTACTGTTTCATAATGCTGTCTCTGCATATTTTGCTGGAAACCAGCAGCAGCTGGAACAGGCTCTCAGACAGTTCAATGTGAAATTGAAGCCACCAGGTTCTGACAAGCCATCGTGGCTTGAGGAACAGTGA
- the arfip2a gene encoding arfaptin-2a isoform X1, which produces MTDSILSKAATMEIPINSNGDSRTAEDDSLEQGAQIGGSLDEIVGTLPVNMDLQQVMVSGPNLNETSIVSGGYGGAAEGIIPTSSIKGPAIHVNPEYFDRRCGNVHKPDIRFKSRGITPSHSATSRIENQPGHYPAPNMHHSNSNPTMMSEEAAKGVAVEKFDSVKKWSINTYKCTKQMFSERFGRGTKTVDMELEAQIDVLRETKMKYEHILRLARELTNHFYNMVQTQQALGDTFADLSQKSPELQDEFGYNAETQRLLCKNGETLLGAINFFVSSINTLVNKTMEDTLMTIKMYENARLEFDAYRADLEELSVGLRDAAAMVRIEMAQQQYQIHKDKYERLHSDVSIKLKFLEENKVKVMHKQLLLFHNAVSAYFAGNQQQLEQALRQFNVKLKPPGSDKPSWLEEQ; this is translated from the exons ATGACAGATAGTATTTTGAGCAAAGCTGCCACTATGGAAATCCCCATCAACAGCAATGGGGACAGCAGGACGGCAGAGGATGACAGTCTTGAGCAG GGAGCACAGATTGGTGGGAGCTTAGATGAAATTGTAGGCACACTGCCAGTGAACATG GACTTGCAGCAGGTGATGGTGTCTGGTCCAAACCTGAATGAAACCAGTATTGTGTCTGGAGGCTACGGAGGGGCAGCAGAGGGCATCATACCCACCAGTTCCATCAAAG GACCAGCTATACATGTAAACCCGGAGTATTTTGACAGAAGATGTGGCAACGTGCACAAACCAG ACATCCGCTTCAAATCCAGGGGCATCACTCCCAGTCATTCAGCCACCAGTCGTATAGAAAACCAGCCAGGACATTACCCAG CTCCCAACATGCACCACAGCAATAGCAACCCAACCATGATGTCAGAGGAGGCCGCAAAAGGAGTAGCTGTAGAGAAATTTGACAGCGTGAAAAAGTGGAGCATTAACACATACAAG TGCACAAAACAGATGTTTTCGGAGCGCTTCGGTCGTGGAACGAAGACTGTGGACATGGAGCTTGAGGCTCAGATTGATGTGCTAAGAGAGACTAAGATGAAGTACGAGCATATTCTGAGACTTGCACGTGAGCTCACCAACCACTTCTACAACATGGTGCAGACGCAGCAGGCTCTCGGAGACACCTTTGCTGATCTTAGCCAGAAATCACCAGAATTGCAG GATGAGTTCGGCTATAATGCAGAGACGCAAAGACTGCTATGCAAAAACGGAGAGACGCTCCTGGGTGCCATCAATTTCTTTGTGTCCAGCATAAATACACTAGTCAACAAAACCATGGAGGACACACTCATGACCATCAAGATGTATGAGAATGCAAG GCTGGAGTTTGATGCCTACAGGGCCGACCTGGAGGAGTTGAGCGTGGGTCTGCGGGATGCTGCAGCCATGGTGCGCATTGAGATGGCTCAGCAGCAGTACCAGATCCATAAAGACAAGTATGAGCGACTGCACAGTGATGTCAGCATCAAACTCAAGTTCTTGGAGGAAAATAAG GTAAAGGTGATGCACAAACAGCTCCTACTGTTTCATAATGCTGTCTCTGCATATTTTGCTGGAAACCAGCAGCAGCTGGAACAGGCTCTCAGACAGTTCAATGTGAAATTGAAGCCACCAGGTTCTGACAAGCCATCGTGGCTTGAGGAACAGTGA
- the arfip2a gene encoding arfaptin-2a isoform X4, translating into MTDSILSKAATMEIPINSNGDSRTAEDDSLEQDLQQVMVSGPNLNETSIVSGGYGGAAEGIIPTSSIKDIRFKSRGITPSHSATSRIENQPGHYPAPNMHHSNSNPTMMSEEAAKGVAVEKFDSVKKWSINTYKCTKQMFSERFGRGTKTVDMELEAQIDVLRETKMKYEHILRLARELTNHFYNMVQTQQALGDTFADLSQKSPELQDEFGYNAETQRLLCKNGETLLGAINFFVSSINTLVNKTMEDTLMTIKMYENARLEFDAYRADLEELSVGLRDAAAMVRIEMAQQQYQIHKDKYERLHSDVSIKLKFLEENKVKVMHKQLLLFHNAVSAYFAGNQQQLEQALRQFNVKLKPPGSDKPSWLEEQ; encoded by the exons ATGACAGATAGTATTTTGAGCAAAGCTGCCACTATGGAAATCCCCATCAACAGCAATGGGGACAGCAGGACGGCAGAGGATGACAGTCTTGAGCAG GACTTGCAGCAGGTGATGGTGTCTGGTCCAAACCTGAATGAAACCAGTATTGTGTCTGGAGGCTACGGAGGGGCAGCAGAGGGCATCATACCCACCAGTTCCATCAAAG ACATCCGCTTCAAATCCAGGGGCATCACTCCCAGTCATTCAGCCACCAGTCGTATAGAAAACCAGCCAGGACATTACCCAG CTCCCAACATGCACCACAGCAATAGCAACCCAACCATGATGTCAGAGGAGGCCGCAAAAGGAGTAGCTGTAGAGAAATTTGACAGCGTGAAAAAGTGGAGCATTAACACATACAAG TGCACAAAACAGATGTTTTCGGAGCGCTTCGGTCGTGGAACGAAGACTGTGGACATGGAGCTTGAGGCTCAGATTGATGTGCTAAGAGAGACTAAGATGAAGTACGAGCATATTCTGAGACTTGCACGTGAGCTCACCAACCACTTCTACAACATGGTGCAGACGCAGCAGGCTCTCGGAGACACCTTTGCTGATCTTAGCCAGAAATCACCAGAATTGCAG GATGAGTTCGGCTATAATGCAGAGACGCAAAGACTGCTATGCAAAAACGGAGAGACGCTCCTGGGTGCCATCAATTTCTTTGTGTCCAGCATAAATACACTAGTCAACAAAACCATGGAGGACACACTCATGACCATCAAGATGTATGAGAATGCAAG GCTGGAGTTTGATGCCTACAGGGCCGACCTGGAGGAGTTGAGCGTGGGTCTGCGGGATGCTGCAGCCATGGTGCGCATTGAGATGGCTCAGCAGCAGTACCAGATCCATAAAGACAAGTATGAGCGACTGCACAGTGATGTCAGCATCAAACTCAAGTTCTTGGAGGAAAATAAG GTAAAGGTGATGCACAAACAGCTCCTACTGTTTCATAATGCTGTCTCTGCATATTTTGCTGGAAACCAGCAGCAGCTGGAACAGGCTCTCAGACAGTTCAATGTGAAATTGAAGCCACCAGGTTCTGACAAGCCATCGTGGCTTGAGGAACAGTGA
- the LOC132123537 gene encoding FH2 domain-containing protein 1-like, with amino-acid sequence MIPPPPPPPPIAPPPPPPPPPGPFGGSPFTRGPTRASKMRNFNWEAIPKDTVLGKHNIWTAEKNSEFELDTKRMEELFSRDDQKQVQVTNRRSVRQSPSNASGPEMVTILNSKKNMNICIFLKQFRRSVSGMIDDIINCKGERFGTGKLKELCKLLPEDGEVRQLLDFKGDCSTLSEADRFMVQLVKVPCYEERLNCLVLKEEFPHFIDEVNHSVAVMTSAGQELLECADLHSVIRLVLKTGNYMNSGGYAGSAVGFRITSLLKLADTKANQPGMNLMHYVALQAQKIDASLLRFPEKLQYIGDAARIHKQEIETDFQKEVSKVQVAKQNASKQPDLEEQMRDFLQNADTRLTETEAAFKNLSAVSDSVSQFFCEDPTQFKLEECCSIFYSFCEKFKRAVQENLQREMVEVKRRQREHTQIAAKRRSTATCSLRDKNMEGVALESILHRASSRQSRRRAGTGSPTQGNLTETTKQEIHPADNRDIKRHSCIKRAMQSPLIKESIDKDETPMPSEITISNPVQESAETSINKLVSVFTVEEEEVVQTEKEVQNIREVSRKVLQYQSSRSSISSGEALSPILSPRQTFFQEDRRLLIMTIEENTSKSSSLLQNGQIINRRHTIALLEASCENTSQEELFVPSNVNPSPAPSIGVIGKGKSVDCGMIATLQNSTKTVKDSDTKPLYFLEESQSVDSSQSQSAEPEVKTEEKFSTGKRNSQTISFKSTKEGFSFMSLFKRWREKDKSN; translated from the exons ATGATACCAccgccaccaccaccaccacctatTGCCCCACCTCCCCCTCCTCCTCCACCCCCTGGCCCCTTCGGTGGAAGCCCATTTACCAGAGGGCCGACACGGGCCTCTAAAATGCGTAATTTTAATTGGGAGGCCATACCTAAGGACACTGTGCTTGGCAAACATAACATATGGACGGCTGAGAAGAACAGTGAGTTTGAGTTGGACACCAAACGTATGGAAGAGCTGTTCAGCCGCGATGACCAGAAACAGGTCCAGGTCACAAACCGCCGCAGTGTACGCCAGTCCCCGAGCAATGCTTCGGGACCCGAAATG gtGACCATCCTCAACTCCAAGAAGAACATGAACATTTGTATCTTCCTCAAGCAGTTCAGAAG GTCAGTGAGTGGGATGATTGATGACATTATCAACTGTAAAGGAGAAAGATTTGGTACTGGGAAACTGAAGGAGTTGTGCAAACTACTGCCAGAGGATGGAGAG GTGCGTCAGCTTCTTGATTTCAAAGGAGACTGTTCAACTCTCTCTGAGGCAGATCGGTTTATGGTACAACTTGTCAAAGTTCCTTG CTATGAAGAACGGTTGAACTGTTTAGTACTCAAAGAGGAATTCCCACACTTTATAGATGAAGTGAATCACTCTGTTGCAGTCATGACCTCTGCTGGACAAG AGCTGTTGGAATGTGCTGATCTACATTCAGTCATTCGACTGGTCTTGAAGACAGGGAACTACATGAACTCT GGAGGGTACGCTGGCAGCGCAGTGGGTTTCCGGATAACATCTCTTCTCAAACTAGCAGATACCAAAGCAAACCAGCCTGGAATGAACCTCATGCACTATGTTGCGCTG CAAGCTCAGAAGATCGATGCATCGCTGCTGAGGTTCCCAGAGAAGCTACAGTACATTGGAGATGCAGCAAG GATCCATAAGCAGGAAATCGAAACTGATTTCCAAAAGGAAGTGAGTAAAGTCCAGGTGGCAAAGCAGAATGCTAGTAAACAGCCAGATCTGGAAGAACAGATGAGGGATTTTCTGCAG aaTGCAGACACCAGGTTAACGGAGACTGAGGCAGCCTTCAAAAACCTTTCTGCCGTGAGTGATTCGGTGTCACAGTTTTTCTGTGAGGATCCCACTCAGTTCAAACTAGAGGAGTGTTGCTCCATTTTCTACTCTTTCTGTGAGAAGTTCAAACGAGCAGTTCAG GAGAATCTTCAACGGGAAATGGTAGAAGTGAAGCGCAGACAGCGAGAGCATACTCAGATTGCAGCCAAGCGACGTTCCACCGCCACCTGCTCCTTGCGAGACAAAAACATGGAAGGAGTTGCACTGGAGTCCATCCTACATAGGGCTAGCAGTCGCCAATCCCGCCGTAGAGCCGGCACCGGGTCACCCACGCAGGGGAATCTTACTGAGACCACCAAACAGGAGATCCACCCCGCTGACAACAGAGATATCAAGAGACACAGCTGCATCAAAAGGGCCATGCAATCCCCCTTGATCAAGGAGAGCATTGATAAGGATGAGACACCCATGCCCTCAGAGATAACAATCTCAAACCCGGTTCAGGAAAGTGCCGAAACCTCAATCAATAAACTTGTCTCTGTATTCACAGTGGAGGAGGAGGAAgttgtgcagacagagaaagaggTGCAAAATATAAGAGAGGTGTCACGGAAAGTTTTACAATACCAGTCCAGTCGAAGTAGCATTTCATCCGGTGAGGCCCTGTCACCGATCCTTTCTCCCAGGCAGACGTTCTTCCAGGAAGACAGAAGACTGCTGATCATGACCATAGAAGAAAATACCTCTAAATCCAGCTCTCTGTTGCAGAATGGCCAGATCATCAATCGCCGGCACACAATCGCGCTTCTCGAGGCCAGTTGTGAAAATACCAGCCAAGAGGAACTATTCGTGCCTAGTAATGTAAACCCATCTCCGGCTCCCTCTATAGGTGTTATTGGAAAAGGGAAATCTGTGGATTGCGGTATGATTGCCACACTCCAAAACTCCACAAAGACTGTTAAAGATTCAGACACTAAGCCACTTTATTTTCTAGAGGAATCACAATCTGTTGACTCATCACAATCACAATCAGCCGAGCCAGAGGTGAAGACAGAAGAGAAGTTTAGTACTGGGAAGAGAAATAGCCAAACAATATCATTTAAAAGCACTAAAGAGGGCTTCAGCTTTATGTCTTTATTTAAGCGTTGGCGTGAAAAAGACAAATCAAATTAG